From a single Anoplolepis gracilipes chromosome 3, ASM4749672v1, whole genome shotgun sequence genomic region:
- the LOC140663521 gene encoding uncharacterized protein: MNFTEQYKARTLAFIMPPSEGPTSGWKGYALRITVLAVGFGICVLLFRRKSSFGERWRNLRRNQNREIQIETLDDSSANSSTEIKELKSDDKSIVTYNGEVCPICLNAPKIGVKAPCGHLLCAECLASYCDVRIAPAPPPCPLCRAPLNSVALACDFPILGPKMLDPNTIMVREWIREYNNHRGSMMSVRPFLTTRLALFFNLLTLFLIVGLIAAKLQVFAEI, from the exons ATGAACTTTACGGAACAATATAAAGCGAGAACCCTCGCTTTCATAATGCCTCCGAGTGAAGGTCCGACCTCGGGATGGAAAGGATACGCTCTTCGAATTACGGTACTGGCAGTAGGTTTCGGCATTTGCGTTCTGTTGTTCCGAAGGAAGAGTTCGTTTGGCGAAAGGTGGAGAAACTTACGTAGAAATCAAAATCGAGAAATTCAAATCGAGACATTAGACGACTCAAGTGCCAATTCGAGTACCGAAATAAAAGAGCTTAAGAG TGACGACAAATCCATAGTGACGTACAACGGCGAAGTCTGTCCGATCTGTTTAAATGCGCCCAAGATCGGCGTGAAAGCCCCCTGCGGTCACTTGCTGTGCGCGGAATGTCTGGCAAGTTATTGCGACGTTAGAATAGCACCTGCACCACCACCTTGTCCATTATGCAGGGCGCCGCTGAATTCGGTGGCCTTGGCCTGCGATTTT ccCATTCTAGGTCCCAAAATGTTAGATCCAAACACTATCATGGTGCGAGAATGGATACGCGAATACAATAATCATCGCGGTTCAATGATGTCAGTACGGCCGTTTCTGACGACGCGACTCGCCCTTTTCTTTAACCTCTTGACTCTCTTTCTAATTGTCGGATTGATCGCCGCGAAGCTTCAGgtttttgcagaaatataa